A region of the Candidatus Zixiibacteriota bacterium genome:
CTTTTATCCAGATTATCGGCATCGGACATTATCAACTCAGCCGTTCCCAAAATGGTCATCAGAGGATTATTGATCTCATGGGACAAAGTTGCCGCAGCGGCTTTAATCGCCTCATGGCTTTCAGGAGCCGTCACTATGGACCCATCGTTTATTTGAGACGGATGGAGCCCATCTTCCCAAAGAATCTCCTCCACCACTTGCGAAACCGACTCGGGAAATCCGGAATCGATGGGGAGATAATCAACAGCACCCGCTTTAAGGGCTTCGACCGCCAGTCGCTCGTTACCTGCTTCGGCAACCGCTATAACCGGTGCGGGAATTGACTCCACACGGATTATCTCAAGGAACTCAAGACCACTCAA
Encoded here:
- a CDS encoding response regulator — translated: MLCPKNVLLVDENQLLAPLVERELARRLGRVRLISTALAKDALSLLRREQFSVVILNLILPDLSGLEFLEIIRVESIPAPVIAVAEAGNERLAVEALKAGAVDYLPIDSGFPESVSQVVEEILWEDGLHPSQINDGSIVTAPESHEAIKAAAATLSHEINNPLMTILGTAELIMSDADNLDKSTIDKARVILSSARRIDKKLRMLSDLTQSTVRETASGRLIEAALKEPVE